A segment of the Bacteroidota bacterium genome:
GAAAACCTGTCTGATGAAAGGGTACGAAGCCAGATACAAGTTTTAAATGAAGATTTTGGTCATTACGGAAAATACAATAATGATGACAGGGGAAAGGATACGAAGATTCGCTTTTGTCTTGCAAAAAAAGACCCTGATGGAAATCCAACAACAGGGATAAATCACATTAAATCGGAATTGACAGAACTTGATTCTGAAAACGAAATGCTTACAAAAAATCTGAGTCGTTGGGATCAAAAGCGTTTTTTAAATATTTGGGTAGTAAAATCAATTGATGCTTTAGAAAATGTTCAGGGTTATTCCTATGTGCCGGATGATTCAGGAGGTCCGCTTTTTGAAGGTGATGGAATAGTAATTACTTTTCAATTTTTCGGAAAAAAAAGTGATAATCCTTATGGTTATAATATTGGAAGAACCACTACTCATGAGGTTGGACATTATCTCAATTTAATTCATCCATGGGGAGGAGATGAAACAGGAGAAGGCGGATGTGATGATGATGACGGAATAGAAGATACTCCTGTTTGTTCATTACAATTTTACTCTGATTATCCGCTTTGTGAACATCCTGTTCAATGCGATAACACACGGCTGATTGAAGATTTTATGGATTATTCAACTGATGGATGTATGAAATTATTTACAGCAGATCAGGGCAAGGCAATGATAAATGCTATTAAAAAATACCGACCGATTTTGGTTAGTTATGAAAATATTGTTGAAAGAGGTTGTGTAAATTTTTTTGATTCACTTAACAACAACACTATCGTTGATGTGTATCCTGTTCCTGCTCGCACAATCCTGAATTTTGAAACCCATAGTATGGATCCTTACACTTTGTCTTTTTACATTTATGATATTACAGGCAAACTTGTTTTAA
Coding sequences within it:
- a CDS encoding M43 family zinc metalloprotease; its protein translation is MNKDKFPKFNLSSNASFRSSNFDDFIIIPVVVHVIYDGQHENLSDERVRSQIQVLNEDFGHYGKYNNDDRGKDTKIRFCLAKKDPDGNPTTGINHIKSELTELDSENEMLTKNLSRWDQKRFLNIWVVKSIDALENVQGYSYVPDDSGGPLFEGDGIVITFQFFGKKSDNPYGYNIGRTTTHEVGHYLNLIHPWGGDETGEGGCDDDDGIEDTPVCSLQFYSDYPLCEHPVQCDNTRLIEDFMDYSTDGCMKLFTADQGKAMINAIKKYRPILVSYENIVERGCVNFFDSLNNNTIVDVYPVPARTILNFETHSMDPYTLSFYIYDITGKLVLTKNIEGVTKGVISFNIAELLPGIYILKGSFADYKIEEKIIKTG